DNA sequence from the Ammoniphilus sp. CFH 90114 genome:
CCGTCATGATTAGTTCATCGTGATACCCTTGTACTGGCGTTATATCCATAAGCTCATAGAAGGTAAAATTAATGACAATGCCGACGTTCCGAGGGTAGACCTGCCAGACGTTTGCATGCGGCTGAGGAAGAATATCCCTATTATTCATTACTTCCATTCGCTTGTCTTTCGTATTATACCGATAGCCAACAATCTTATAATTGATGCTGGACTCCCCGTGATTGTACATTTCTAACGCTATTTTTCCCCCATCCCCCTGCACATACTCTGAGAAGAAGGCAGATGCGCCCTGCTGTTCTTGTACGACCAGTTCGATAAAGGCAGCTGTTCTATCCTGTGCTACCACCCAGTAACTCGTTGTTCCTATACTTCCTGGTGTCTTCTTAAATACCTTGTCTTGTAGTAATTCCGTTCCTAAATGGGTCATTCCTCCCGGTGTTTGTGTATACACCGTAAGTGTAGCCCCGGATTGGAAGTAAGAGGCTAAATCGTAGGAGACGTCAGCCACTCCTCCCTTGGTATGGATCTCCTTTTGATGTACGACTTGTACGGTGGATACAGATAGATTGATGCTCGCTGTTCCCCCTCTTCCATCATCGGCGGTGACGGTCACAGTAGATGTCCCTTGGCCTCCAACCACCGGGGCTAGAGACAATAAGCTGCCATTGATCGTTGCCTGCACAAGATTCGTGTCAGAGGCGGTTACACGATAGGTTAAGGGATCACGGTCTGGATCTTGAAAAGCCCCTTCTAATGAGAGCTGATTTCCCGTTACACCAAAGCCAACGACCTGATGTGGAATAACCATCGCTGTCACTTGAGGTTCATGATTCGATGTTTCAACGGTCATCGAAAACGATGTCGTGGCCGTTCCACCCTTCCC
Encoded proteins:
- a CDS encoding dockerin type I repeat-containing protein yields the protein MKKTKLILSVTLVFIILLLPTFSSAVSLTIKGDGNGDGKITPTDSLLAKKFVLRQISLTAEQQEALDVNNDGQVTMEDVNLILDLYYGRIKDFPNHPPTLENQIGNQSAVEGTTPISLDLSLVFTDEDNNPLTYLAVSDQPTVASVQVNGAQLVVTPLSTGTAIVTVTVDDGKGGTATTSFSMTVETSNHEPQVTAMVIPHQVVGFGVTGNQLSLEGAFQDPDRDPLTYRVTASDTNLVQATINGSLLSLAPVVGGQGTSTVTVTADDGRGGTASINLSVSTVQVVHQKEIHTKGGVADVSYDLASYFQSGATLTVYTQTPGGMTHLGTELLQDKVFKKTPGSIGTTSYWVVAQDRTAAFIELVVQEQQGASAFFSEYVQGDGGKIALEMYNHGESSINYKIVGYRYNTKDKRMEVMNNRDILPQPHANVWQVYPRNVGIVINFTFYELMDITPVQGYHDELIMTADGSDGYVICAFELLKDGQVVDIIGDKNWSPNSTPPLLPDGGTIVRKKGIVKGSQTFSLQGEWDLYPKNSFQFLGSHTP